Proteins encoded in a region of the Solanum dulcamara chromosome 9, daSolDulc1.2, whole genome shotgun sequence genome:
- the LOC129904060 gene encoding uncharacterized protein At4g22758-like, with translation MLLYKPKKNQTGKGNRILISITVLGSAGPIRFVVNEEELVADVIDTAMKAYAREGRLPVLGSDFSNFVLYCPSAGTEALSPWETIGSLGVRNFMLFKKSSQGENPVDDGKQSPMVKKGAGNWKAWFNKKSISLKIASH, from the exons ATGTTGCTTTACAAGCCAAAGAAGAATCAAACCGGAAAAGGAAACCGGATTTTGATTAGCATTACGGTTCTTGGAAGTGCCGGTCCGATCCGGTTTGTGGTTAATGAAGAGGAGCTTGTGGCTGATGTTATTGATACTGCAATGAAAGCTTATGCTCGGGAAGGTCGCCTTCCTGTTCTTGGTTCTGACTTCAGTAACTTTGTGCTTTATTGCCCCAGTGCTGGAACTGAAG CTTTGAGTCCATGGGAGACTATTGGATCGCTTGGAGTTCGTAATTTCATGCTGTTCAAGAAGTCGTCACAGGGTGAGAACCCAGTTGATGATGGGAAACAGTCACCAATGGTCAAAAAGGGAGCTGGAAACTGGAAGGCATGGTTTAATAAGAAGTCAATCAGTCTCAAGATAGCATCTCACTGA